A genomic segment from Brienomyrus brachyistius isolate T26 chromosome 9, BBRACH_0.4, whole genome shotgun sequence encodes:
- the LOC125748878 gene encoding uncharacterized protein LOC125748878 — MGRWLAWDPAILSQLSEAHQALFPAILTTKRGVDRNVVRLLRDRTEGNTMVKVWRQIEENHVEEYLRCKDLYTTLLMALVAPGGIVSALKQTFKAPPPQREIPSARLLRHAFLLAEADNVRDYRSQILSTFGTVLKMDSTKKVVKKLSGEGHGSAEWFTSIGNEHSQIVSFVLTCEESAKELQPMCHGVMERFRLADQPVPKILYVDRGCCREKGPTALETMFQPWVDNGMVVRLDIFHWIHRFDAAIRSESHCKYAIFKSAVAGAVLAYNRTDLELLIKAVRAKDPAALKSVSDEDVVRLYIPREQLKHHVRRVTLGAQETFQLIQLAIEELKGPAGLDENGVSLFKTPEAIDEIWAEQQRHLECIQDPPDMSMYRVARNTSINNVDVPYYKCLRGSNSLEGFHKALPQMIPGPHCAARPYQVYLLSGIARWNSDRSSDAVFGGRGRRHRTYSAPLIDRLNTRCQQLFGETVEENFRTPADVPSDELLGLEYLFSQSTGLSGTFSLSGIVDDGPGPEEEVVQPGRPDPDEAYESDVDPQDDVPDAVLARITLTSDETSTVYPPAFEDACSPNPLPGFQKLERFCSVLVEIGLLDDKLSLSTEQRNRVLEAWNVMEEHDKHPQRFNQLYRSHWGNTLYCRTKRDDPFEAAVVQRVKMAKRYAPAQHDISAQHNRLMYTLVKLLWLHSPQGSRTSPEKTFIVKAYQRIQHRILVEDPVLCKAGIPLPKINTKTVRDFIRRQERLLNMRATKQPLTVTKTTSISSVDLPPAPHQPAVLPAPDYPRMEYVPTPSTAGTKVLKGRTDVVMPLSRPQPPLSAPLRKTPPTSTITRPLTSLSASAAAPAIAGPSTQPMMLASASAPLIAGPSTQPTMLASQSAPAIVGLPISSYPSLPMMPASESTFYSTDSPSAWARATLYKRKLKEAPSGIGEKLSRVQNLPVCTLCRQPTQGHKKYKKKSFCPVKMMSPSKGLSSRVYDSYEHFMSVVDDF; from the exons ATGGGTCGGTGGCTCGCATGGGATCCTGCTATTTTATCCCAACTCAGCGAGGCTCATCAAGCTCTGTTCCCTGCCATTCTTACCACCAA GCGCGGTGTGGACAGGAATGTCGTGCGTCTCCTGAGGGACCGGACAGAAGGAAACACCATGGTCAAGGTGTGGCGGCAGATAGAGGAGAATCACGTGGAAGAGTACCTTCGATGCAAGGACCTCTACACCACGCTCCTTATGGCTTTAGTGGCACCCGGAGGGATCGTCTCTGCATTGAAGCAGACGTTCAAGGCACCACCTCCTCAGAGAGAGATCCCCTCTGCGCGTCTCTTGCGCCACGCCTTCCTGCTGGCCGAGGCCGACAATGTGCGGGACTACCGGAGCCAGATCCTCTCCACTTTTGGCACTGTGCTGAAAATGGATTCCACCAAGAAA GTGGTGAAGAAGCTGTCCGGCGAAGGTCATGGCTCAGCCGAATGGTTCACCAGCATAGGAAACGAGCATTCTCAAATAGTTTCCTTTGTTCTCACTTGTGAGGAGTCCGCAAAGGAGCTGCAGCCGATGTGCCACGGTGTCATGGAAAGGTTTCGGCTGGCGGATCAACCCGTCCCCAAAATTCTCTATGTGGACCGTGGGTGTTGCCGTGAAAAGGGACCGACAGCGTTGGAAACCATGTTCCAGCCTTGGGTGGACAATGGGATGGTTGTGCGTCTGGACATTTTCCATTGGATCCACCGGTTTGACGCAGCCATCCGATCAGAGTCGCACTGCAAGTACGCCATTTTCAAGTCTGCCGTAGCTGGGGCAGTGCTGGCGTACAACCGCACGGACTTGGAGCTGCTCATCAAGGCGGTCAGAGCCAAGGACCCGGCAGCGCTGAAGTCCGTGTCGGACGAGGATGTGGTGCGGCTCTACATTCCCAGGGAGCAGCTGAAGCATCACGTGCGGAGGGTCACACTCGGGGCTCAGGAAACGTTCCAGCTCATCCAGCTGGCCATCGAGGAGCTTAAAGGTCCCGCCGGTCTGGATGAGAATGGAGTGAGCCTCTTCAAAACACCAG AGGCCATTGATGAGATCTGGGCGGAGCAGCAGCGGCATCTGGAGTGCATCCAGGATCCACCAGACATGAGCATGTATAGGGTTGCACGTAACACATCCATCAACAATGTGGATGTGCCCTATTATAAATGTCTGCGTGGAAGCAACAGCCTGGAAGGATTCCACAAAGCTCTGCCGCAGATGATTCCAG GTCCTCACTGCGCAGCGCGGCCCTATCAGGTTTACCTGCTAAGCGGCATTGCGCGGTGGAACTCTGACAGGAGCTCAGATGCCGTGTTTGGTGGCAGAGGACGGCGCCACAGGACCTACTCTGCGCCGCTGATTGACCGCCTCAACACCCGCTGTCAGCAGCTGTTTGGTGAGACCGTGGAAGAGAACTTCCGGACCCCTGCTGATGTCCCTTCCGACGAGCTGCTTGGGTTAGAGTACCTGTTCAGCCAGAGCACAGGTCTATCGGGCACATTTTCCCTTAGCGGCATTGTCGATGATGGACCTGGTCCGGAGGAGGAGGTGGTTCAGCCCGGGCGGCCTGATCCAGACGAGGCGTACGAGAGCGATGTGGACCCACAGGACGATGTTCCGGATGCTGTCCTCGCCCGCATCACACTCACCAGCGATGAAACTTCCACTGTCTATCCTCCGGCCTTT gaggACGCCTGCAGCCCAAATCCTCTTCCTGGCTTTCAAAAGCTGGAAAGGTTCTGCTCTGTGTTGGTGGAGATTGGCTTGCTAGACGACAAGCTGTCACTCAGCACAGAGCAGCGGAACAGGGTCCTTGAAGCCTGGAATGTCATGGAAGAGCATGACAAGCATCCACAGCGATTTAACCAGCTGTACAGATCACACTGGGGCAACACCCTCTACTGCCGCACGAAAAGAGATGACCCCTTCGAGGCTGCAGTAGTACAGCGGGTGAAGATGGCCAAGCGGTACGCTCCAGCCCAACACGACATCAGCGCGCAGCACAACAGACTGATGTACACGCTGGTGAAACTGTTGTGGTTGCACTCACCTCAAGGGTCTCGCACCAGCCCTGAGAAGACCTTCATCGTAAAGGCGTACCAGCGAATCCAGCACCGGATTTTGGTGGAGGATCCAGTCCTCTGCAAGGCTGGCATTCCTCTGCCAAAGATTAACACAAAGACCGTGCGGGACTTCATTCGGCGCCAAGAGAGGCTCCTCAACATGCGGGCAACAAAACAGCCGTTGACCGTCACAAAGACCACCTCCATCTCATCCGTTGACCTACCTCCGGCACCACACCAGCCAGCGGTCCTCCCTGCACCAGACTACCCCCGGATGGAATATGTGCCCACACCCAGCACGGCAGGCACAAAGGTGTTAAAGGGAAGGACAGATGTGGTGATGCCACTCTCCCGGCCTCAACCACCACTGTCGGCACCGCTGAGGAAAACCCCGCCCACTTCTACCATCACCAGGCCCTTGACCTCCCTCTCTGCATCTGCAGCAGCCCCTGCGATTGCTGGTCCCTCCACACAGCCCATGATGCTCGCCAGTGCATCAGCCCCTCTGATTGCTGGCCCCTCCACACAGCCCACAATGCTTGCGAGTCAGTCAGCTCCTGCGATTGTTGGTCTGCCCATCTCATCCTATCCATCTTTGCCCATGATGCCCGCTTCTGAAAGCACATTctacagcactgacagtccttCAGCCTGGGCGAGAGCTACGCTGTATAAGCGTAAACTGAAGGAAGCTCCCTCAGGTATTGGAGAGAAATTATCACGGGTGCAAAATCTCCCCGTTTGTACACTCTGCCGCCAACCGACCCAGGGACAcaagaaatacaaaaaaaagagtTTCTGTCCAGTAAAAATGATGTCTCCATCTAAAGGTCTAAGCAGCAGAGTGTATGATAGCTACGAACACTTTATGTCTGTTGTGGATGACTTTTAG